The Erigeron canadensis isolate Cc75 chromosome 4, C_canadensis_v1, whole genome shotgun sequence genome window below encodes:
- the LOC122595959 gene encoding protein pleiotropic regulatory locus 1-like has product MESELLLPVEPQSLKKLSFKSVKRALDLFSPLHSQLPPSDPLSKKIRISHKIDVEYGGIKASSNQPAKNTSQSQVAPSSSTALASRS; this is encoded by the exons ATGGAATCAGAGCTTTTGCTACCGGTGGAGCCACAATCTCTGAAAAAACTAAGTTTTAAATCAGTAAAACGCGCTCTTGATCTCTTTTCACCTCTTCACTCTCAATTACCCCCCTCTGATCCTCTCAG CAAGAAGATACGTATCAGCCATAAG ATAGATGTTGAGTATGGTGGAATAAAAGCGTCTTCGAATCAGCCTGCGAAGAACACGTCGCAGAGTCAAGTTGCGCCATCTAGCTCAACTGCTCTTGCTAGCAG GTCCTGA